In Bacillus sp. Marseille-Q1617, a genomic segment contains:
- a CDS encoding S41 family peptidase produces the protein MELRGRKLIITIVISMLIGAGGMYGGVTMFEVTDSGDGLTEFEGNGEVNDKLHKVEVAYDLISEKFFQDVNKGELVEGAIQGMLKTLNDPYSVYMNAETASQFNDALDSSFEGIGAEVTMMDGKLIIVAPFKNSPAEEAGLKPNDRIVKIDGSSIDGLDLYEATLKIRGKKGTKVKLEVLREGVSEPIQVSVKRDDIPVETVHSDVKKVNGTTTGYIQITTFSENTAVDFKKQLTELEKKKVEGLVIDVRGNPGGLLSSVEQILQEFVSGKKPYIQIQERSGEVMKSFSSNKEKKAYPVVVLIDEGSASASEILAGALKETEGYPLIGTKSFGKGTVQQAVPMGDGSNIKLTMYKWLTPNGNWIHKKGIRPDVAVKQPAYYYAHPLQLEKPLKPEMNNEQVKNAQEMLKGLGFTLDRTDGYYSKKTEMAVKEFQIQQGLDVNGVIDSKTAEHLQAEIYQQIQNEKNDLQLQAAIEYVNRIAKAQTSNE, from the coding sequence GATTCAGGGGACGGGCTGACGGAGTTCGAGGGCAATGGAGAGGTGAATGACAAGCTTCATAAAGTGGAAGTGGCCTATGATCTGATCAGCGAGAAGTTTTTTCAGGACGTAAATAAAGGAGAGCTCGTGGAAGGTGCGATACAGGGGATGTTGAAGACGTTGAACGATCCTTATTCGGTGTACATGAACGCCGAGACGGCCTCGCAGTTCAACGATGCCCTCGATTCTTCATTCGAAGGGATCGGGGCTGAAGTCACGATGATGGACGGGAAACTGATCATCGTTGCTCCTTTTAAAAATTCACCTGCAGAAGAAGCGGGACTTAAGCCGAATGACCGTATCGTCAAGATTGACGGCAGCAGCATCGACGGCCTCGATTTATATGAAGCCACTCTCAAGATAAGAGGGAAAAAGGGCACAAAAGTAAAACTCGAGGTGCTGAGGGAAGGTGTTTCGGAACCGATCCAAGTCTCCGTCAAGCGGGATGATATACCGGTCGAAACCGTTCATTCCGATGTGAAAAAAGTGAACGGGACCACAACCGGGTACATCCAGATCACGACGTTCTCCGAGAATACAGCGGTTGATTTCAAGAAGCAGCTGACGGAGCTCGAAAAGAAAAAGGTGGAAGGTCTGGTGATCGATGTCCGCGGAAATCCGGGCGGGCTGTTATCCAGTGTCGAACAGATCCTCCAGGAATTTGTCTCGGGAAAGAAGCCTTATATCCAGATCCAGGAAAGAAGCGGTGAAGTGATGAAATCCTTCTCCAGCAATAAAGAAAAGAAAGCCTATCCGGTCGTCGTCCTGATCGACGAAGGAAGTGCATCTGCATCGGAAATCCTGGCAGGTGCCCTGAAGGAGACGGAAGGGTATCCGCTCATCGGGACGAAGAGCTTCGGAAAAGGCACGGTCCAGCAGGCCGTTCCGATGGGGGACGGCAGCAACATCAAACTGACCATGTATAAGTGGCTCACACCGAACGGCAACTGGATCCATAAGAAGGGGATCAGGCCTGATGTCGCGGTCAAACAGCCGGCTTACTACTATGCCCATCCTCTTCAACTCGAGAAACCGCTGAAGCCTGAAATGAATAACGAGCAAGTCAAGAATGCCCAGGAAATGCTGAAAGGGCTCGGCTTCACGCTCGACCGGACAGACGGTTACTACAGCAAGAAAACAGAGATGGCCGTCAAGGAGTTCCAGATCCAGCAAGGCCTGGACGTGAACGGAGTCATCGACAGTAAAACAGCGGAACACCTGCAGGCTGAAATCTATCAGCAAATACAGAACGAAAAGAACGATCTCCAGCTGCAGGCAGCGATCGAATACGTGAACCGCATTGCTAAGGCACAGACGTCAAACGAATAA
- a CDS encoding PDZ domain-containing protein — MVELWLLDVLKALGKFILHPVLFLSVFLAVLTGYYRVKRERKDFNTRLLDGYHDTRVLLSYGIAIGLVFSLVSIGAGLVIPVIALTLIGALSVLFALTRNFHLVSAAITVGFSYFLLVTVRYFDWEIPYVHSYVEDLNLGLLSSVMVLAGVLTLIEGMLIKLNGWKHTSPRLIKSERGLKVGVHQSKKLWLVPMFVLLPTGNLTLPFDWWPVFTLGTQSYSLLCVPFLLGFQQLVKSTLPEIAIKQTGSRVFWLGAFILTLAVTGFWAPMFSVAAGVIAVLGRAWIVYRLRSSEDAKPYYYKRQPRGVMILGILPQTPAEKLSLAVGEIILKVNGTDVHTEREFYEALQKNGAYCKLEVLGTNGENRFEQGALYEGDHHELGILFADQDSGWDRHQVS; from the coding sequence TTGGTAGAGCTTTGGTTATTGGACGTATTGAAAGCATTGGGTAAGTTCATTCTTCACCCGGTTCTGTTTTTATCCGTTTTTTTAGCGGTTTTGACTGGATATTACCGGGTTAAGAGGGAACGCAAGGATTTTAACACAAGATTATTGGACGGATATCATGATACACGTGTTCTATTATCATATGGAATCGCAATAGGGCTGGTGTTTTCTCTGGTCTCAATCGGAGCGGGTCTTGTCATCCCGGTGATCGCCCTTACTCTGATCGGGGCTTTGAGTGTACTGTTTGCCCTTACCAGAAACTTTCATCTTGTTTCTGCAGCCATCACAGTCGGATTTTCTTATTTCCTCCTCGTGACGGTCCGCTATTTCGATTGGGAAATCCCTTATGTACATAGTTATGTGGAAGATTTGAATCTCGGGCTGCTGAGTTCAGTGATGGTCCTAGCAGGGGTGCTCACGTTAATAGAAGGCATGCTCATCAAATTGAACGGCTGGAAGCATACTTCTCCGCGCCTGATTAAAAGCGAGCGGGGATTGAAGGTCGGGGTTCATCAGAGCAAGAAGCTTTGGCTGGTACCGATGTTTGTGCTGCTGCCGACAGGGAATCTGACACTGCCGTTCGACTGGTGGCCGGTGTTCACGCTTGGCACACAGAGTTATTCGCTATTGTGCGTCCCATTCCTGCTTGGTTTCCAGCAGCTTGTGAAAAGCACATTGCCGGAAATCGCGATCAAGCAAACGGGCTCACGGGTATTCTGGCTTGGCGCTTTTATCCTCACGCTTGCTGTTACAGGCTTTTGGGCACCGATGTTTTCGGTCGCCGCAGGGGTCATCGCGGTCCTCGGCCGCGCATGGATTGTGTATCGCCTCCGCTCTTCGGAAGATGCGAAGCCTTATTACTATAAAAGACAGCCAAGAGGCGTCATGATACTTGGCATCCTTCCTCAAACACCTGCAGAAAAATTATCCCTCGCAGTAGGGGAAATCATTCTGAAGGTGAACGGTACAGACGTACACACAGAAAGAGAATTTTATGAAGCGCTCCAGAAAAATGGGGCCTACTGCAAACTCGAGGTCCTCGGGACAAATGGAGAAAATCGCTTCGAACAAGGTGCCCTTTACGAAGGCGATCATCACGAACTGGGAATCCTGTTTGCCGATCAGGATTCAGGGTGGGACCGTCATCAGGTTTCATAA
- a CDS encoding dicarboxylate/amino acid:cation symporter, producing MKAIWKGYLDASLILKITVALVLGVIAGLVLGKDASVLTPLGDILIRLLKFLILPLILFTLIVGVNQTRVSRLGRMGGKMFLYYVLTSAMAIIVGITGASLFDPGTGMTLDTKETFEVPENPGITSVLLSIIPENIVTAFSEFNLLGIIFTALTFGIAISYLRSSDQFHDAGEQVYKLAEGLNEATLVIMKAVLQYVPIGIFAIMANTVGSQGMDTLVSLGNMVLVLYAAIAVQIGLYILFMIFFKIRPGRFFAQARTPMITAFVTQSSSGTLPLTLNAAKNLGLSKSLYGFSLPLGATINMDGAAIRIAVSAVFAANVIGEPLTISEMLVVVLIGTLASIGTAGVPGAGIVMIATVFAQLGLPMETVALLTAIDALVGMGATALNVTGDLVGTAIIDKTEKDEVESV from the coding sequence ATGAAGGCAATATGGAAGGGATATCTTGATGCTTCACTTATTTTAAAAATCACTGTTGCCCTCGTCCTTGGTGTCATAGCCGGCCTCGTCTTGGGCAAGGATGCCTCTGTACTCACACCGCTTGGAGACATCCTGATCCGGCTGCTTAAATTTTTGATCCTGCCGCTGATTCTGTTCACCCTGATTGTCGGGGTCAACCAGACAAGAGTTAGCAGACTCGGCCGGATGGGCGGGAAAATGTTCTTATACTATGTATTGACTTCCGCGATGGCCATCATTGTCGGAATAACCGGCGCCAGTCTATTCGATCCCGGAACCGGGATGACGCTGGATACGAAAGAAACATTCGAAGTACCTGAAAACCCTGGAATCACGAGCGTGTTATTAAGCATCATTCCTGAAAACATCGTGACGGCATTTTCAGAGTTCAACCTGCTCGGAATCATCTTTACCGCTCTTACCTTCGGGATTGCCATCTCCTATTTACGATCGAGTGACCAATTCCATGACGCAGGCGAGCAGGTGTACAAGCTTGCTGAAGGATTGAATGAAGCAACGCTCGTCATCATGAAAGCGGTATTGCAATACGTGCCGATCGGAATTTTTGCCATCATGGCGAATACGGTCGGAAGTCAGGGGATGGATACGCTCGTATCGCTTGGCAATATGGTGCTGGTTCTTTATGCAGCGATTGCCGTTCAGATCGGTCTCTATATTCTGTTTATGATATTCTTTAAAATCAGACCGGGCAGATTTTTCGCACAAGCCCGGACACCGATGATCACTGCTTTTGTCACGCAAAGCAGTTCAGGGACGCTTCCCCTTACGCTGAACGCGGCGAAAAACCTGGGATTGTCCAAAAGCCTTTATGGCTTCAGTCTTCCTCTCGGGGCGACCATCAACATGGACGGTGCCGCGATCCGCATTGCGGTTTCAGCCGTTTTCGCAGCTAACGTCATCGGGGAACCGTTGACGATATCCGAGATGCTGGTAGTCGTTTTAATTGGGACGCTCGCATCGATCGGGACTGCCGGCGTACCGGGCGCAGGGATTGTCATGATCGCGACCGTCTTTGCCCAACTTGGATTGCCGATGGAGACGGTGGCGCTCTTGACTGCCATCGATGCTTTGGTTGGAATGGGAGCAACAGCCCTGAATGTGACAGGTGATTTAGTGGGGACCGCGATTATTGATAAGACGGAGAAGGATGAGGTTGAGTCTGTCTAG
- a CDS encoding MBL fold metallo-hydrolase yields the protein MSLQPLEVKDLVKKIMKKENVFILDVRGEDDYENWKIEGDSVESMNIPLKEIKENPQKAKEKLPEDGPIYVVCARGISSQDGVEILKEAGVKDVTHLVDGMNGWSEHLEPVKISKLPGDGGALYQFVRLGKGCLSYVIESNGEAAIIDPNRMTHFYTDFIEEQGLTIKAVMDTHLHADHISGGREIAKQNGAAYYFPEKDDERVEFEYTPLKDGDEIKVGDVSIKPFYSPGHTIGSTSLIVNDEFLLTGDILFVESIGRPDLAGKADDWVGDLRETLYDRYKNLSSDLTVLPSHFGEMSELNDDGSVSDKLNSLYEKNKKLNVENPEEFRHMVTDNLPDQPNSHEEIRETNMGKKQPDEDKKKEMETGPNNCSV from the coding sequence ATGTCACTTCAACCACTTGAAGTAAAGGACTTAGTCAAGAAAATCATGAAAAAAGAAAATGTCTTCATCCTCGATGTCCGCGGTGAAGACGATTATGAAAACTGGAAGATCGAGGGCGATTCGGTCGAAAGCATGAATATCCCTCTTAAAGAAATCAAGGAAAATCCGCAGAAAGCAAAGGAGAAGCTGCCGGAAGATGGCCCGATCTACGTGGTTTGCGCAAGGGGGATTTCATCCCAGGACGGAGTGGAAATCCTGAAAGAAGCCGGGGTCAAGGATGTCACCCATCTGGTGGACGGTATGAACGGATGGAGCGAGCATCTGGAACCGGTCAAAATCAGTAAACTTCCAGGGGATGGCGGTGCCCTTTATCAGTTCGTCCGTCTCGGTAAAGGGTGTTTATCGTATGTCATCGAATCCAATGGGGAAGCGGCCATTATCGACCCAAACCGCATGACGCACTTCTACACGGACTTCATCGAGGAACAGGGACTGACTATCAAGGCCGTGATGGATACCCATCTGCACGCCGATCATATCTCAGGCGGGCGTGAAATCGCGAAACAGAACGGAGCAGCTTACTATTTTCCTGAGAAAGATGATGAAAGAGTGGAGTTTGAATATACCCCGCTGAAAGACGGGGACGAAATCAAAGTCGGGGATGTGTCAATCAAGCCATTCTACTCACCGGGTCACACGATCGGGAGCACAAGCCTCATCGTGAATGATGAATTCCTGCTCACGGGTGATATTCTGTTCGTCGAATCGATCGGACGTCCGGATCTTGCCGGCAAAGCGGATGATTGGGTAGGCGACTTGAGGGAAACGCTGTATGATCGCTATAAAAATCTTTCCTCGGATTTAACCGTCCTCCCATCGCACTTCGGTGAAATGAGCGAGTTGAATGACGACGGAAGTGTATCGGATAAATTGAACAGCCTCTATGAAAAAAACAAAAAGCTGAACGTGGAAAATCCGGAAGAATTCCGGCATATGGTCACCGATAACCTGCCGGACCAACCAAACAGCCACGAAGAAATCCGTGAAACCAATATGGGCAAAAAACAACCGGATGAAGACAAAAAGAAAGAAATGGAAACAGGACCTAATAACTGTTCAGTGTAA
- a CDS encoding ABC transporter permease subunit: MKILHILKNFILSAAGIVLMGGLPVLISGLANKEWQWGAYWQTVKEILKALMHPSALTYKVIGGQKERDLFPYLWEPVQYSLTVLFSSFFLAMLMAVILTIITMMFSERIRQSIKFGFYLLETLPDLLIILLLQLVILYYYKQSGEVLVGIAATYEEKVYLLPILVLAILPTIQLYRLTMLTFEKEEKKDYVLLAKSIGFGRFFILIVHILRNAVITVFFQSKKTVWFMLSNLFVVELLFNIPGITRFLMSTLQPTLFTLALFSIFIPLFLFYNVGEVVLSRKANRGEEL; the protein is encoded by the coding sequence ATGAAAATTCTCCATATCTTAAAAAATTTCATTCTATCAGCAGCCGGAATCGTCTTGATGGGCGGGCTGCCGGTTCTCATATCGGGCCTTGCCAATAAAGAATGGCAATGGGGGGCCTATTGGCAGACGGTCAAAGAGATTCTGAAAGCACTCATGCATCCCTCGGCACTCACGTATAAAGTGATCGGGGGCCAGAAGGAGCGGGACTTGTTCCCGTACCTGTGGGAGCCGGTCCAATATTCGCTGACCGTCCTGTTCTCTTCTTTCTTCCTCGCCATGCTGATGGCGGTCATCCTCACGATTATCACCATGATGTTCTCAGAGCGGATCAGGCAATCTATTAAATTCGGTTTCTATCTTTTGGAGACACTCCCCGATCTCCTCATCATTTTGCTTCTGCAGCTCGTCATTCTTTATTATTACAAACAATCGGGAGAGGTCCTGGTTGGAATCGCCGCCACTTATGAAGAAAAAGTATATCTCCTTCCGATCCTGGTGCTGGCGATCCTTCCGACGATTCAGCTGTACCGGCTGACCATGTTAACGTTTGAGAAAGAAGAGAAGAAGGATTATGTGCTGCTGGCAAAATCAATCGGGTTCGGACGATTTTTCATACTGATTGTACATATTCTCAGAAATGCCGTCATCACGGTGTTTTTTCAGTCAAAGAAAACGGTCTGGTTTATGCTGTCGAATTTATTCGTCGTCGAACTGCTGTTCAATATTCCGGGCATCACCCGTTTTCTCATGTCCACCTTGCAGCCGACATTATTCACACTCGCTTTATTCAGCATCTTCATCCCTCTGTTTCTTTTTTATAACGTCGGTGAAGTGGTGCTGTCCCGTAAAGCGAACAGGGGGGAGGAGCTATGA
- a CDS encoding ABC transporter permease, with protein MMKRSVWKNPFFLTGFLYIALLILASFLYSMLWGDEIRRLYFISENGFPVEAAPISPKWAYPFGTDPLGLDMLGKIVIGAKYTLITAFIIAFLRVAVSLPIGFVLGIYLGKYRKSINGTIDSFHYLPLSILAYFLLQPVLWEPFEGFTTTMTERFIFEILVLTLLIVPIISSLLGNEISLIYKEEFILSAKVLGANKLRIILKHILPSLKDKLVIMFGQQVMQTLIIFIHLGLLKLFVGGTNVDYSPVKDPPQSMTNEWSGLIGDSFRYLQGAPWVPLTPILFFASAMFAVALMMEGYVRVTAGHSYFHKKFKEKYNGAAKEGKFHVSQSDFERVKQQGKSLSG; from the coding sequence ATGATGAAACGGAGTGTTTGGAAGAATCCCTTTTTTCTGACGGGATTTTTGTATATCGCTTTATTGATTCTGGCCAGTTTCCTGTATTCGATGCTGTGGGGGGATGAAATCAGAAGGCTTTATTTTATTTCTGAAAATGGATTTCCCGTTGAGGCAGCACCGATTTCACCGAAATGGGCGTATCCGTTTGGAACAGATCCACTTGGGCTTGATATGCTGGGCAAGATCGTGATCGGTGCCAAGTATACGCTGATCACTGCTTTTATCATTGCGTTCCTGAGGGTGGCTGTCTCCCTGCCGATCGGATTCGTCCTCGGTATCTACCTCGGAAAATATAGAAAATCCATAAACGGCACGATTGATTCTTTCCATTACCTGCCGTTATCGATACTCGCATATTTCCTGCTTCAACCCGTGTTATGGGAGCCGTTTGAAGGATTCACAACGACTATGACGGAAAGGTTCATCTTTGAAATACTTGTGCTGACACTTCTCATCGTCCCGATCATTTCATCACTGTTGGGAAATGAAATATCACTGATTTATAAGGAAGAATTTATTTTGAGCGCGAAAGTATTAGGAGCCAACAAACTGAGAATCATTCTTAAGCATATACTGCCTTCATTGAAAGACAAGCTTGTGATTATGTTCGGCCAGCAAGTCATGCAGACGCTCATCATTTTCATTCATCTCGGTTTGCTGAAACTTTTTGTGGGAGGGACCAATGTGGATTACTCTCCAGTAAAGGACCCGCCCCAATCAATGACCAATGAATGGTCCGGTCTGATCGGCGACTCCTTTCGGTACCTTCAGGGCGCCCCGTGGGTACCGCTTACCCCGATCCTGTTCTTTGCGAGCGCGATGTTCGCCGTCGCCCTGATGATGGAGGGGTACGTGCGCGTGACTGCAGGACATTCTTATTTCCATAAAAAATTCAAGGAGAAGTACAATGGAGCGGCAAAAGAGGGAAAGTTCCATGTGAGTCAGAGTGATTTTGAACGCGTGAAACAACAGGGGAAATCATTAAGCGGATGA
- a CDS encoding TVP38/TMEM64 family protein encodes MDWLALTIKEIIENHLNGSAVLVAVFSVLVNILISIAGVLPSFFITALNISYFGLETGLLVSIIGESLGAIVTFILYRKGISAAKLDRISTNRYFLKLKHAKGNEWIFLLFIFRIVPFVPSGVVTAAAAFSNIPLAAFAVVSTAGKIPALLLEALIVVNVIEASKGTWILLSAAAVLGLVYAAVRYVRLRR; translated from the coding sequence ATGGACTGGCTCGCACTCACCATAAAGGAAATAATAGAGAATCATTTGAATGGGAGTGCCGTCTTAGTGGCTGTCTTCAGCGTATTGGTGAACATTCTGATCAGCATTGCCGGAGTGCTTCCGAGCTTTTTCATCACGGCTTTGAATATTTCTTACTTCGGGTTGGAAACGGGACTTCTCGTCTCTATCATCGGTGAATCGCTCGGGGCCATCGTCACTTTTATTCTCTACCGGAAAGGGATATCCGCTGCAAAGCTTGATAGGATTTCAACCAATCGATATTTTTTAAAATTGAAGCATGCAAAAGGAAATGAGTGGATTTTCCTGCTGTTTATCTTCCGTATCGTCCCGTTTGTCCCTTCAGGGGTCGTAACAGCGGCAGCGGCTTTCAGCAACATCCCCCTCGCCGCTTTTGCCGTGGTGAGCACGGCGGGAAAAATCCCGGCTCTCCTTCTGGAAGCTTTGATTGTGGTGAATGTAATCGAAGCGTCAAAAGGGACATGGATCTTGCTGAGTGCGGCAGCGGTGCTGGGGCTTGTATATGCAGCGGTCCGATATGTACGTCTGCGGAGATAA
- a CDS encoding F510_1955 family glycosylhydrolase, protein MKKLIGLIAAASIAAAGCSSSEEEGYTFKEAASGNIEHLHGAGYPNDKESFVIATHNGLFKYVDGKWLEANSKKHDYMGFYPYSEGFYSSGHPEEGSDLKNPLGLIKSTDYGKSMEKLAFYGETDFHYLAAGYDSGIVYVLNQEPNSTLEAGLYSTGDEGENWSKKKMAGFDSTGIGGMAVHPTDKNMMAIASRDGLFLSEDGGDNFNAVTEGKMTTGIFLGEKTGVYSSIENGEITLVEFDLESGKETQLQAPALKEDNPIMHITQNPTDPSEFTIVTYKNDIYRTANGGEEWEEIMAEGTIE, encoded by the coding sequence ATGAAAAAATTGATTGGACTAATCGCTGCAGCAAGCATTGCCGCAGCTGGCTGCTCTTCTTCTGAAGAAGAAGGATATACATTCAAAGAGGCGGCAAGCGGGAATATCGAACATCTCCACGGAGCGGGCTATCCGAATGATAAAGAGTCATTTGTCATCGCGACCCATAACGGCTTATTTAAATATGTAGATGGTAAATGGCTTGAAGCGAACAGTAAAAAACATGACTATATGGGATTTTACCCGTACAGTGAAGGATTTTATTCAAGCGGTCATCCTGAAGAAGGCTCTGATCTGAAAAATCCTTTGGGCCTGATCAAAAGTACCGACTATGGCAAGAGTATGGAGAAACTTGCTTTCTACGGAGAAACTGATTTTCATTATCTTGCAGCCGGCTATGATTCTGGTATAGTATATGTTTTAAATCAAGAACCTAATTCGACTCTGGAAGCCGGTCTCTATTCAACCGGGGATGAAGGAGAAAATTGGAGCAAGAAGAAAATGGCTGGATTCGATTCAACCGGCATCGGCGGCATGGCTGTCCATCCAACCGATAAAAATATGATGGCGATCGCCAGCCGGGACGGCCTCTTCCTATCTGAAGATGGCGGAGACAATTTCAATGCAGTAACCGAAGGGAAAATGACAACAGGCATTTTTCTAGGGGAAAAAACAGGGGTGTATTCTTCCATTGAGAATGGAGAAATCACACTGGTGGAATTCGACCTTGAAAGCGGCAAGGAGACCCAGCTTCAAGCACCCGCTTTGAAAGAGGATAATCCCATCATGCATATCACGCAAAACCCAACTGACCCTTCAGAGTTTACGATTGTGACATATAAAAATGATATTTACCGTACGGCCAATGGCGGGGAAGAATGGGAAGAAATCATGGCTGAGGGTACGATTGAGTAG
- a CDS encoding response regulator transcription factor, with amino-acid sequence MNTILLVDDEARMLKLLELYLNPGGYSIIKVNNGYEAIQSVKKKPVDLVLLDIMMPELSGWETCERIRSFSDVPIIMLTARDTKEDVVKGLNAGADDYITKPFDEEELLARVNAQLRRKNNEFASAQNHQLTRGDFTLDSSSYTFRHKEQQISLTMKEFKLLESLMKNPERVYTRDQLLVMVWDANATTEARTVDSHIRNLRDKLKRADFPIEGHLTTVWGIGYQWKI; translated from the coding sequence ATGAACACCATTTTATTAGTAGATGATGAGGCACGAATGCTGAAGCTGCTGGAGCTTTATTTAAACCCTGGCGGCTACTCGATAATAAAAGTGAATAATGGATATGAAGCCATTCAATCCGTTAAAAAGAAGCCGGTCGACCTGGTGCTTCTCGATATCATGATGCCTGAATTGTCGGGCTGGGAAACATGCGAACGGATCCGTTCATTCTCAGATGTTCCGATCATCATGCTGACGGCCAGGGATACAAAGGAAGATGTCGTAAAAGGGCTGAATGCCGGGGCGGATGATTACATCACAAAGCCATTTGATGAAGAGGAGCTCCTTGCCCGTGTGAACGCCCAATTGAGAAGGAAGAATAATGAATTCGCATCAGCACAAAATCACCAACTGACACGGGGGGATTTCACCCTCGATTCCAGCTCCTATACATTCCGGCATAAAGAGCAGCAGATTTCACTCACCATGAAAGAATTCAAGCTGCTGGAATCCCTGATGAAAAACCCTGAACGTGTCTACACCCGTGATCAGCTTCTCGTGATGGTCTGGGATGCCAATGCCACAACGGAAGCAAGGACGGTCGACTCTCACATCAGGAATCTCCGTGACAAACTCAAACGTGCCGACTTCCCGATAGAGGGTCATTTAACAACCGTTTGGGGAATCGGCTATCAGTGGAAAATATGA
- a CDS encoding cell wall metabolism sensor histidine kinase WalK, translated as MNKISTKLALYFTVVVLIMEAFLMFYLHEKIVDNRIGEELKSIQYRGNSHRDVLEDNYSQNTLQHIALMESKTETEVLITDRNHKKIISSTDLSSKLGDLMQRTPSSLDREGEILEADYRDQRYLAAVTPFKTDSESGYVYMFKSTAPLRELIKELNAHFLIAGISSLCLLIIIHFTLSKILTRPLIRMKRATEKISEGDYEVTLPRLGNDEIGELGASINKLSKDLKTMKRDRAEFLGSISHELRTPLTYVQGYTNVALRENIDEHDRQEYLRIIQEETGTIVALVENLFELAKLDENTFTILKEHVELGPLLRKIQTKMAPAFNSEGIQLVVECREELTLHADPIRLEQILLNLLDNARKYSREGSVTRLQVTSQAQSVVFAIRDEGIGIPQSEIPRIFERLYRVEKSRSRELGGTGLGLSIVKMLVDAHGGDISLTSTEGMGTTVVMTMPNKEGEE; from the coding sequence GTGAATAAAATTTCAACAAAATTAGCTCTGTACTTTACGGTTGTCGTGTTGATCATGGAAGCTTTTCTGATGTTTTACCTTCATGAAAAAATCGTCGACAACCGGATCGGTGAAGAGCTGAAATCCATTCAATATAGAGGAAACAGCCACCGTGATGTTTTAGAGGATAACTATTCCCAGAATACCCTCCAGCATATCGCCCTGATGGAGTCAAAAACAGAAACGGAAGTATTGATCACAGATAGAAATCACAAGAAAATCATCAGCTCAACCGATCTTTCTTCCAAGCTTGGAGACCTGATGCAGCGTACGCCTTCTTCCCTCGACAGAGAAGGGGAAATCCTGGAAGCGGATTACCGGGATCAGCGCTATCTCGCTGCCGTCACTCCCTTCAAAACAGACAGCGAGTCAGGCTATGTGTACATGTTTAAAAGCACAGCACCCCTCCGCGAGCTGATCAAGGAGCTGAATGCCCACTTCTTGATTGCCGGTATTTCCAGTTTATGCCTGCTGATCATCATCCATTTCACCCTATCCAAAATCCTGACCAGGCCCCTCATCCGGATGAAACGAGCCACTGAAAAAATCAGCGAGGGTGATTATGAAGTGACTCTCCCCCGGCTCGGAAATGACGAGATCGGGGAATTGGGGGCATCGATCAACAAACTGTCCAAGGATTTAAAAACGATGAAACGGGATCGTGCCGAGTTTCTCGGCAGCATCTCACACGAATTGAGAACGCCGCTTACATATGTGCAGGGATATACGAATGTGGCACTGCGTGAGAATATTGATGAACACGACCGGCAGGAATACTTGCGGATCATACAGGAAGAAACAGGCACCATCGTGGCGCTCGTGGAAAATCTATTCGAATTGGCCAAGCTGGATGAAAATACGTTTACGATTTTGAAAGAACATGTTGAACTCGGCCCTTTACTGCGTAAAATTCAGACAAAGATGGCACCCGCTTTTAACAGCGAAGGGATTCAGCTTGTGGTCGAATGCCGTGAAGAGCTGACCCTGCATGCTGACCCGATCAGGCTTGAACAAATACTCTTGAACCTTCTCGATAACGCAAGAAAATATTCGAGGGAAGGCTCCGTGACCAGACTCCAAGTCACATCCCAGGCTCAATCCGTGGTTTTTGCCATAAGAGATGAAGGAATCGGCATTCCACAGTCGGAGATTCCCCGCATTTTTGAACGTCTCTACCGGGTTGAAAAATCAAGATCACGGGAACTTGGAGGCACAGGGTTGGGGCTTTCCATCGTCAAAATGCTGGTAGACGCCCATGGAGGGGATATTTCCCTGACAAGTACAGAAGGAATGGGAACAACGGTTGTTATGACCATGCCCAATAAGGAGGGTGAAGAATGA